One Halanaerobium hydrogeniformans genomic window, AAGGATATGATTACGAAAGATTGGGCTTAGATGATCACAAAACAGAAATTATGGGTCTAGAGATAGACGAGATTGTTATTCCTGTTAAACCGGGTCGTAATCTGGCCCTGGTACTTGAGGTTGCGGCAATGAATTATAGGATGAAAACGATGGGTTACAATGCGGCTGTAGATTTTACAGAAAATATTATGAAAAAATAATCTAAACAGCAGAGGTGATTAAAATTGACTTTACTTAGCAGAAAAATCTGGCAAATAATAATCTTATTATCAATCCTCATTTTCCTGATTTCTTTTTTGATGACAGCTGTTTCAGCAGCTGAATATCGAGTTGTTTTTAATCACCTTGATGCTCGTGGAGATGACTTTGGCCCAGGAGATTATGAATATCCTTTAAATCATATTTTCCATCAGGCTGATAATCTTTTTGATATCCAGGCTTTAACAATTTTCGAATCAGAGCACAGTTATCGTTTTCGCTTTTCTTTTGGAAATTTGACTGATCCCTGGGATTCAGAATATGGGTTTTCACTACCTTTAATAGAAATCTATCTTGATAATCAGAGTTCAGGAGCCGATCAGCCTTTTCATGAAGGTGCTAACATATCTTTTTCTGATGATTTTAAGTGGAATAAATTTTTGAAAATTAGCGGCTGGTGGGCCAGACTTTATACACCAGAAAGTGAAGAAGAATTTCTTAACTTAAATGAACTGGCCCTTGATGATAAACACCAGGCCCAAAGTGCAGAAATTATTAGAGATGATAATGATCTGTATTTAACTTTAGCTAAAAGTGAGCTTGGTTCATTAGATGACAGTTCAATTGTGCTGCTTGTTGGCAGCTTTGATCCTTTTGGTTATGATTATTACAGAGATCTTTCGCGGCGGAGGCAGCTCTGGAAGATTTATACAGAAACAGACTTAGATCTAGCTAAAGCACCTCGAGTTATGGATATTTTAACTCCAGGTCCTTACAGTCAGCGAGATATTTTAGATAATGAGCTGGCAGAAGTACCGGCAATAAGGGTCAAACCTCCTCTACCTACGCGAAGGAGAGGATTAATAGAATTTTTTATGATTGAAAACTTATTGATTGTATTTGCTTTTCTAATTTATCTTGTATTGATAAAGGTAATTGTTCATAAATTTGAATATAAAAAATAATATCAGTTTAGTTTGATTTGAGGTGAGAAGATGAGAGATACTCCAATTAAATTTGCTAAAAATATATTAAAAGATGTTTCCCGAAGCTTTGCTTTGACCATTCCCATGCTCGATAAGATCATTAAAGATGAGGTGCTTGTTAATTATCTTCAGGATAGGATTCTTGATAACTTTGAAGATGAAATTCAACCTCCAGATCTTAAGTTACAAAAGAGGATGATGGATAAGGTAAGCAGAATATTTTCACCTGAAGATTATGATCGTCAGGAAGATTTTAAAGAAATTAAAGCTAAAAGTGCTTTAATTAAGGATGCAGATTTATCTCGCTTAAATTATAATATTGATATAATTTATCAGGCATATCAAAGCTTCGACTTAGAAACTCAAAAAATATCACATAAGTGGCTGCAGGAAATGAAGCTGGGAATGCAAAAATATTTGACTAAAACGGTAGAAAACTTTACAGAACTGGATGAATATTGTTATTATGTAGCTGGAACGGTTGGTGGTTTTTTGACTGAGCTGATCATCTACAAATTAGATTTTGCTGCAGAAGATAAAGAGATTTTGCTGGATAATTTTAATGAGGCCGGTCTATTTTTACAAAAAGTTAATCTGATCAGGGATATCAAAGATGATTTAGAAAATAGAGAAAAACACTTCTGGCCTTTAAAGGAATTAAATATTACAGAAGAAGAACTGCTCAACAGAGAAAATGAATCTAGGGTGATGGAAGCTTTAGATAAAATGCTGGATGATTTACTCAAACATACAGCAGCTTTAAAAAAATACTATCATGCTCTACCACAAAGTTTGAGCGGCTATAAGAAGTTCTTTGCAGTTAATAATGCTCTTGGCTTAGCTACGGTTGAGAAATTACGGGATAATACAGCTGTTTTTTATGGTGATAAAGCTGTTAAGGTTTCTAAATTAGCCTTTGCCAATATTTTGCGAGCACCAGAGAAATATTTTTTAAAATATTGTTCTAAATACATAACAGACTAAATAATTATGGCAATTGGAGCTGTACCATAAATTGAAAGGAGCTAAACTTTAAAAATGGATTTTTTATTGATCACAGGTATGTCAGGAGCTGGCAAATCACTTGCTTTAAATCATTTTGAGGATAGAGGCTATTTTTGTGTTGATAATTTACCACCTGCTTTAATTTCTAAGTTTGCAGAAATTTGTCTGCAGTCTGATCTAGAAAAAATTGCCCTTGTCAGTGATATTAGAGGCAGAGAGTTTTTTAATGATCTTTTTGCAGAGCTGGGAAAATTAGAAAAACTTGAATTAGATTATAATATATTATTTTTAGAAGCTTCTGATGATATTTTAATAAGACGATATAAAGAAAGCAGAAGACGTCATCCCCTTGATAAAGAAGGAAGAGTTCTTGATGCTATTCAGCAGGAGAGAAAAATCCTTGAAGAGCTTAGAGGACGGGCAAGTAAGGTTATTGATACAGGAGAATTAAAAATTGCAGAACTTCAGGAGGAACTAGATAATCTTTATATCAGTCAGGATCAAAAAAGTTATTTGCAGATTAGTTTAATTTCTTTTGGCTTTAAATATGGTATACCGCTTGATGCTGATCTGGTTTTTGATGTACGCTTTCTGGCCAACCCATATTATGTAGAATCACTAAAAGAAAAAACAGGTGAGGACAAAGTTGTACAGGATTATATATTGAAATGGCCGATTACCGAAAAGTTTTATGAGAAATTTTTTGATTTAATTAAATTTTTGATTCCCGAATATAAAAATGAGGGCAAAAGTCATCTCGCTATAGCAATTGGCTGTACAGGAGGAAAACATAGATCTGTTACAACGGTTTTAAAATTATCAGAAGTTTTAGCAGAACAGGATTTAAACTATAATATAGAACATCGTGATATAGATAAATAAGATTAAGGTTAATTTATCTTAATAAAGGAAGTGTAATTATGAACCTGCCTAAATGGTTTTTTCCAGGTTTGGGTGTTAAAAGATGGTTTATTTTGATGATTTTTGCTTTTACTTTAATAAGTATTGGCATAACACCATTATTAGGTTTTGACCTAGGTGTTTTTGTAACTGAATATTTAACATTTCATTTAAATAATTTAATTGGAGAAGGTACAGAAATCGCCCTGAAATCTATCGCAGTGATAATGGTTGTTGGGGGATTATTTACTATATACTATTCTTTGATTAAAATAAGAGCTGAACTTAATACCCATATAACACCACATTCAGAGATTTTAGACCTTTTATATGAAAAAAGGCGCTCAAACAAAGGTCCAGAAATTGTTGCTTTTGGTGGAGGGACTGGTTTAGCTAATTTGTTAAGAGGGTTGAAAAAAAATAGCGATAATTTGACAGCAGTTGTCACTGTTGCAGATGATGGAGGTAGTTCTGGGCGCTTAAGAGATGAAATGGGTATATTGCCTCCTGGTGATATTCGCAACTGTCTGGTAGCTTTAGCTGACCGGGAACCGCTGATGGAAAAATTATTTCAGCACCGCTTTAAATCAAATGGTGGTCTGGAGGGCCATAGTTTTGGCAACCTATATATAGCTGCAATGACAGAGGTTTTAGGTGATTTTGAAGAGGCTGTACTTGCTTCCAGTAAAGTTCTAGCAATTAGAGGTAAGGTATTAGCTGCAACAAATGAAAATATTAAATTGGGTGCTGTTTATGAAGATCAGGAAAAAAGAATTGGTGAATCCGCAATCCCTGCCGATAACAAAAAGATTGAAAGAGTATTTTTAACACCTGAAAATCCTAAAACAACTCCTGAAGTAAAAGCAGCAATTGCTGGAGCAGATGTTATAGTAATCGGCCCTGGTAGTCTATATACCAGTATTTTACCCAATTTACTGGTTGAAGGGATCGCAGATGCTATCAGAGAGAGTGATGCTTTAAAAATATATATTTGCAATGTGATGACCCAGGCCGGTGAAACTGATGGTTATACAGCTGCTGATCATGCTAAAGCAATTATAGATCACTGTGGAGAAGGAATTTTCGATTATATTATTCTTAACAACCAGACAGGAACAAAAGAATTAAGGAAAAAATATGAAGCTGAAGGTGCTTATCCGGTCAAAATAGACCGTAAACGCTTAAAAAAATTAGGTTTAAAAACTATAGAAAAAGATCTTTTGAAAAAAAACAGTTATCTTCGCCATAATCCTGATGCTTTAGCTGAGTTGATCTATAAGCTTAATGCAGAAAAAAAATAATATTATTAAAATTATTAAAGTAGGTGTTTAAAATGTCATTTACTGATCAGGTTAAAGAAGAATTAACCCGAGCAAAAAAGAAAAGTTATCAGGAGCAGCTGGCAGAATTAGCTGCTTTGATAAGAGTTGATGGCTCAATTCAGATATCTAATAAACATCTTTCTTTAAAAGTTAAACTATATCATGGCAATTTAGCCAGGAGGATATATTCGTTGATCAAAGATCGTTTCGGCTTTGATATAGAGATTAGAGTAAGACAGCATAAAAAATTCAACTTAAGTCATAGTTATGATATTATTGTTACACCCCAACCGGGGATTAGAGAATTTTTACTTGAGCTGGGTTTTTTAACTCCTCAAAACAATTTGATTTTTCACATTAAAGAAGAATATTTAGAAAATAGGAAGCTGGCCCAGGCATATTTAAGGGGTATCTTTTTAGCGGGAGGGTCTGTAAATAGTCCCAAAAGTGAATATCACCTTGAATTCCGCTGTGAAAGGGAGAGCCTTGCTGAAGATTTAATTAAATTACTTGCTAAATTTGAGCTGGATGCCCATCAAACTGAGCATAAGGGCTTTTATGTTGTTTATTTCAAAAGCTATGATGAGGTTATAAAGGTTTTAAATATTATTGGAGCCCATCAGGCGATGTTAAAAATGGAAAATGATCATATAGTTAAGCAATTAAAAAATGATGTAAATCGTAGAGTAAATTTTGAAACAGCAAATCTAGAGAAATCTGTTTCTGCAGCTATGGATCAGCTGGAAAATATAAGAATAATTGAGAGAGAAAAAGGTTTGGAGAACTTAAGCCCCAGTTTAAGGGAAATGGCCCAGGTTAGAAGAGAAAATCCCTATGCTTCACTTAAAGAATTAGGTGAGATTCTGGATTTAAGTAAATCAGGTGTAAATCATCGTCTCAGGAGAATTAAAAAAATTGCTGAAAATTTAGCTTGATTTATTTTCAAATGATGATATAATAAACATGAAGGAAAAAATATTCTTAACTAAATAAACTATTACAGCTGATTATTAAGTCAGCTTTGTTTTTGGCTTTATTGGGACATTTTTGTTCCGTTTGGACAAAATCGTTCCAACTCGGAGGCTTAGTTATGAAAAAACTTTTTAAAATTCAAGAAAAATTAGTTCCAGAAATTGTAGAAAGAGCTCAACAGCGTTATAATATACTGAGAGGTATTTATTATAATCAACCTGTTGGCAGAAGAGCACTTGCCAGGATATTAGATCTTAGTGAGAGAAAAATCAGGAATGACCTTGAATTTTTTGAAAAAAATGCTTTTATTACTATTACTCCCTCAGGAACAAGAATAACTAGAATTGGCGAAGAATTTTTGATAGAATTAGATGAATACATAAAAGAATTAAGAAATATTAGCTATTTAGAAAAAAAACTTGAAAATATATTAGGACTTCAAAAGGTTAAACTTGTTAATGGTGCTGTTCCTGCTGATAATATAAAAGTAGAAATCGGTCGAATGGCATCACAGTTATTGAAACAAGAAATCAAAGATGGAGACATTCTTGCTGTAACAGGAGGGACAACCCTGGCCCAGGTGGCCGCTGAAATGACATATAGTCCTGAATCCTATGATATTACAGTTGTACCAGGTAGAGGTGGTCTCGGTGAGAATGTTGAGATCCAGGCAAATACGATTGTAGCACAAATTGCTAAAAAGCTAGGTGGAAGTTATCATCTGCTGCATATACCTGATAATATTGCCCAGGAAAATATCCATCCTTTAATCACAGAACCCAGTATACAAAAGACACTGGAAATTTTGAAGAAAGCAAACATTTTAATTCATGGTGTTGGTACTGCTGAAGACATGGCCGGTCGGCGAGGAATGAACGAAAAAGAAATAAAGGAATTACTGGCAGCCGGTGCTGTTGGTGAAGCCTTTGGATTCTATTTTAACTATCTAGGTGATATAGTTTATTCTACAAGTAGTGTTGGCTTAAACTTGAGTGATTTAAAAGTCATAGAAAAAGTTATAGTCGTGGCTGGTGGAGAAAACAAAGCTGAAGCAATAATAGCAGCTGTCTCTAATGTATACCAGGATATTTTAATAACTGATGAAAATACAGCCAGGAAAATTATCTCTCTTAAGGGGGGTGAGGCCGAAGCAGGGGCTGAATAATTAAATCAGTAATCCATCGAAGTCTTGAAGTTTTGTAATTTAAATTTTGCACAATAAATGTTTAATGTTCCATAATTATAAGGAGGTATTTTAAATGACAAAAAAAGTAGCAATTAATGGTTTTGGAAGAATTGGTAGAGGATTTTTAAGACTTGTAGAAGGTAGAGACGTAGACATGGAAGTAGTAGCAATTAATGACCTGGTAAATGTAGATAACTTAGCTTACTTATTAAAGTATGATTCTGTACATGGACGTTTTGATGGTACAGTAGAAGTTAAAGATGACAATACTTTAGTTGTTAATGGTAAAGAAATTAATGTAACTGCAATTAAAGATCCTGCAGATTTACCATGGGCAGAACATAATATTGATGTTGCAATAGAAGCA contains:
- a CDS encoding glucodextranase DOMON-like domain-containing protein, with amino-acid sequence MTLLSRKIWQIIILLSILIFLISFLMTAVSAAEYRVVFNHLDARGDDFGPGDYEYPLNHIFHQADNLFDIQALTIFESEHSYRFRFSFGNLTDPWDSEYGFSLPLIEIYLDNQSSGADQPFHEGANISFSDDFKWNKFLKISGWWARLYTPESEEEFLNLNELALDDKHQAQSAEIIRDDNDLYLTLAKSELGSLDDSSIVLLVGSFDPFGYDYYRDLSRRRQLWKIYTETDLDLAKAPRVMDILTPGPYSQRDILDNELAEVPAIRVKPPLPTRRRGLIEFFMIENLLIVFAFLIYLVLIKVIVHKFEYKK
- a CDS encoding squalene/phytoene synthase family protein; its protein translation is MRDTPIKFAKNILKDVSRSFALTIPMLDKIIKDEVLVNYLQDRILDNFEDEIQPPDLKLQKRMMDKVSRIFSPEDYDRQEDFKEIKAKSALIKDADLSRLNYNIDIIYQAYQSFDLETQKISHKWLQEMKLGMQKYLTKTVENFTELDEYCYYVAGTVGGFLTELIIYKLDFAAEDKEILLDNFNEAGLFLQKVNLIRDIKDDLENREKHFWPLKELNITEEELLNRENESRVMEALDKMLDDLLKHTAALKKYYHALPQSLSGYKKFFAVNNALGLATVEKLRDNTAVFYGDKAVKVSKLAFANILRAPEKYFLKYCSKYITD
- the rapZ gene encoding RNase adapter RapZ; the protein is MDFLLITGMSGAGKSLALNHFEDRGYFCVDNLPPALISKFAEICLQSDLEKIALVSDIRGREFFNDLFAELGKLEKLELDYNILFLEASDDILIRRYKESRRRHPLDKEGRVLDAIQQERKILEELRGRASKVIDTGELKIAELQEELDNLYISQDQKSYLQISLISFGFKYGIPLDADLVFDVRFLANPYYVESLKEKTGEDKVVQDYILKWPITEKFYEKFFDLIKFLIPEYKNEGKSHLAIAIGCTGGKHRSVTTVLKLSEVLAEQDLNYNIEHRDIDK
- a CDS encoding gluconeogenesis factor YvcK family protein, whose amino-acid sequence is MNLPKWFFPGLGVKRWFILMIFAFTLISIGITPLLGFDLGVFVTEYLTFHLNNLIGEGTEIALKSIAVIMVVGGLFTIYYSLIKIRAELNTHITPHSEILDLLYEKRRSNKGPEIVAFGGGTGLANLLRGLKKNSDNLTAVVTVADDGGSSGRLRDEMGILPPGDIRNCLVALADREPLMEKLFQHRFKSNGGLEGHSFGNLYIAAMTEVLGDFEEAVLASSKVLAIRGKVLAATNENIKLGAVYEDQEKRIGESAIPADNKKIERVFLTPENPKTTPEVKAAIAGADVIVIGPGSLYTSILPNLLVEGIADAIRESDALKIYICNVMTQAGETDGYTAADHAKAIIDHCGEGIFDYIILNNQTGTKELRKKYEAEGAYPVKIDRKRLKKLGLKTIEKDLLKKNSYLRHNPDALAELIYKLNAEKK
- the whiA gene encoding DNA-binding protein WhiA, producing the protein MSFTDQVKEELTRAKKKSYQEQLAELAALIRVDGSIQISNKHLSLKVKLYHGNLARRIYSLIKDRFGFDIEIRVRQHKKFNLSHSYDIIVTPQPGIREFLLELGFLTPQNNLIFHIKEEYLENRKLAQAYLRGIFLAGGSVNSPKSEYHLEFRCERESLAEDLIKLLAKFELDAHQTEHKGFYVVYFKSYDEVIKVLNIIGAHQAMLKMENDHIVKQLKNDVNRRVNFETANLEKSVSAAMDQLENIRIIEREKGLENLSPSLREMAQVRRENPYASLKELGEILDLSKSGVNHRLRRIKKIAENLA
- a CDS encoding sugar-binding transcriptional regulator, which gives rise to MKKLFKIQEKLVPEIVERAQQRYNILRGIYYNQPVGRRALARILDLSERKIRNDLEFFEKNAFITITPSGTRITRIGEEFLIELDEYIKELRNISYLEKKLENILGLQKVKLVNGAVPADNIKVEIGRMASQLLKQEIKDGDILAVTGGTTLAQVAAEMTYSPESYDITVVPGRGGLGENVEIQANTIVAQIAKKLGGSYHLLHIPDNIAQENIHPLITEPSIQKTLEILKKANILIHGVGTAEDMAGRRGMNEKEIKELLAAGAVGEAFGFYFNYLGDIVYSTSSVGLNLSDLKVIEKVIVVAGGENKAEAIIAAVSNVYQDILITDENTARKIISLKGGEAEAGAE